Proteins encoded in a region of the Trichosurus vulpecula isolate mTriVul1 chromosome 9, mTriVul1.pri, whole genome shotgun sequence genome:
- the LOC118832309 gene encoding 60S ribosomal protein L23a-like, with amino-acid sequence MAPKVKKEVLVRTAPLPRPNTKTSKVTPKPLEKCPGRNKLDHYAIIKFPLTTESALKKTEDHNTLVLIVVVKANKHQIKLAVKKLYDIDVTKVNTLDNVLLLRIRADNEPWELLIYDVSGSVVVNLIGDVRDYVSELE; translated from the exons atggcgccaaaggtgaagaaggaagtTCTTGTCCGCaccgcccccctcccccgcccca acactaagacttcaAAAGTGACCCCAAAACCCTTGGAAAAATGTCCTGGGAGAAACAAGcttgatcactatgccatcattaagtttcccttgaccactgagtctgctcTGAAGAAGACTGAGGACCACAACACCCTAGTCCTCATTGTGGTCGTCAAGGCCAACAAGCATCAGATCAAGCTGGcggtaaagaagctgtatgacattgACGTGACCAAGGTCAACACACTG GACAATGTGTTACTTTTAAGAATAAGAGCTGATAACGAGCCCTGGGAGCTTTTAATTTATGATGTCTCTGGCAGCGTTGTGGTGAATCTGATAGGAGATGTGCGTGATTATGTCTCTGAGCTGGAATAA